From the Megalopta genalis isolate 19385.01 chromosome 13, iyMegGena1_principal, whole genome shotgun sequence genome, one window contains:
- the nito gene encoding RNA-binding protein spenito — MIGIPRDDRHKITVKIRNNMKRSSSRDTPPPRVKRSRSSMGRYDDSSDERITPERIRRRSRGARSPSPPTRASSHARYVESSSHRDDYLRAPRELPPERPYSYKVLCISSIHPKASDEVIKDTLYREYKKFGDFSIRISHELDERVAYVCFRSSEDARDAKHAKPRIIMYDKVALVEPVYERPDTYRRPRSITPPDYERYYARSPGPTDRHRPLERYERVYGPPVGLPPPHREMRRETIPPPHHDFVRPPIHHGPPHVHPGPPHHYGPPRHMMIRHPVHGFERVENKKDKFPNYLHHVSPEDDPLATRTLFAGNLEINITEEELRRIFSKYGTVDDIDIKRPPPGTGNAYAFVRFQTLDMAHRCKVELSGQYIGKFQCKIGYGKATPTTRIWVGGLGPWTSVPQLEREFDRFGAIKKIDYIKGDNNAYILYDSIDAAQAAVKEMRGFPLGGPDRRLRVDFADVTPGFGFKPRPYPEESGEFRPRPVDYESSYDPYGPDSDFGYGSRGLRGRGSAPWHERRGAGRGGYRGTYPECYVRDDADWSSRRPPPELEYEAPRSLRRSLSREPGVDRSRSRSPRRRQIDSDSDSENTRTGMLSTSRTLPEVARKSIAVWQGALILKNSLFPAKFHLTDGDTEIIEALMKDEDGKHMLRITQRLRLDQPKLDDVSKRIQTSSSHAIFLGLAGSSTVISTDDANVQTRPLRNLVSYLKQKEAAGVISLLNKDTEGTGVLYAFPPCAFSTELLKRTCPSLSEEGLKEDHLVIVVVKGGSA, encoded by the exons ATGATTGGGATTCCGCGTGACGATCGACATAAGATCACGGTTAAAATCCGCAACAATATGAAAAGGAGCTCTAGTCGAGACACTCCACCTCCTCGCGTCAAACGAAGCAGATCTTCCATGGGACG ATATGACGATTCTAGTGATGAAAGAATAACACCTGAAAGAATCCGTCGTCGTAGTAGAGGAGCAAGAAGTCCGAGTCCTCCGACACGAGCTTCATCTCATGCTCGTTACGTTGAATCTAGTTCTCACAGAGATGATTATCTAAGAGCACCAAGAGAATTACCCCCGGAACGTCCTTATAGCTACAAAGTACTTTGCATCAGTTCAATTCACCCAAAAGCAAGCGACGAAGTTATTAAAGATACTCTTTACAGAGAGTACAAGAAGTTTGGGGACTTCTCTATTAGAATTTCTCACGAGTTAGATGAACGAGTTGCATATGTTTGTTTCAGAAGTTCAGAAGATGCTAGAGATGCAAAACATGCAAAACCAAGGATTATTATGTATGATAAAGTGGCACTTGTTGAACCAGTATATGAGAGACCAGATACTTATCGTCGTCCAAGATCAATTACACCACCTGATTATGAAAGATATTATGCTAGAAGTCCTGGTCCAACAGATAGGCATAGAccattagagagatatgaaagaGTTTATGGACCTCCAGTTGGATTGCCTCCACCACACAGAGAAATGAGACGTGAAACAATTCCTCCACCTCATCATGACTTTGTTAGACCACCAATTCATCATGGGCCACCCCATGTTCACCCTGGACCACCGCATCATTATGGGCCTCCAAGACATATGATGATACGTCATCCagttcatggatttgaacgtgtGGAAAACAAGAAAGACAAATTTCCTAACTATTTGCATCATGTTTCACCAGAAGATGATCCACTAGCAACAAGGACTTTGTTTGCAGGAAACTTGGAAATCAATATCACGGAGGaagaattaaggagaatttttAGTAAATATGGGACTGTTGATGATATTGATATTAAAAGACCCCCACCGGGAACAGGAAATGCTTATGCTTTTGTCAGATTCCAAACTTTAGACATGGCACATAGATGTAAAGTCGAATTATCTGGACAGTATATTGGAAAATTCCAATGCAAAATTGGTTATGGGAAAGCTACTCCTACTACAAGAATTTGGGTTGGTGGTTTAGGACCATGGACTTCTGTGCCACAATTAGAAAGAGAATTTGACCGATTCGGAGCAATAAAGAAAATTGATTATATAAAAGGCGACAACAATGCTTACATTTTGTATGACTCCATTGATGCAGCTCAAGCTGCTGTAAAAGAAATGAGAGGTTTTCCGTTAGGTGGTCCAGATAGAAGATTGAGAGTAGATTTTGCAGATGTGACACCAGGATTTGGATTCAAACCAAGGCCTTATCCAGAGGAAAGTGGAGAATTTAGACCAAGACCAGTAGATTATGAGTCTTCTTATGATCCTTATGGGCCAGATAGTGACTTTGGTTATGGATCAAGAGGGCTCAGAGGTAGAGGATCTGCACCCTGGCACGAGAGGAGAGGTGCAGGTAGAGGTGGTTATCGTGGAACTTATCCAGAATGTTATGTACGAGATGATGCTGATTGGTCTAGTCGCAGACCACCGCCAGAGTTAGAATACGAAGCTCCAAGAAGTTTACGTCGGTCGTTATCAAGAGAACCTGGTGTAGACAGATCAAGATCACGATCTCCTCGCAGGAGGCAAATCGATTCAGACTCAGATTCCGAGAATACGCGTACGGGAATGCTTTCTACCTCTCGAACACTGCCAGAAGTTGCTAGAAAATCGATAGCAGTATGGCAGGGAGCATTAATTTTAAAGAATTCTCTATTTCCAGCTAAATTTCATTTAACTGATGGTGACACGGAAATCATTGAAGCTCTAATGAAAGATGAAGATGGGAAACATATGCTAAGAATTACACAAAGATTGCGTTTAGATCAACCAAAATTAGATGATGTCTCAAAAAGAATTCAAACTTCCAGTTCACATGCTATATTCCTAGGACTCGCTGGttcaagtacagtaatttctacaGATGATGCTAATGTACAGACAAGACCATTGCGTAACTTAGTAtcatatttgaaacaaaaaGAGGCAGCAGGAGTTATTTCACTGCTTAACAAAGACACAGAGGGGACAGGAGTTCTTTATGCATTTCCACCCTGTGCATTTTCTAcagaattattaaaaagaacCTGTCCAAGTCTCAGTGAAGAAGGACTCAAGGAGGATCACCTGGTAATCGTCGTTGTTAAGGGGGGTAGTGCTTAA
- the LOC143258726 gene encoding rho GDP-dissociation inhibitor 2-like, producing the protein MSESNADHIDTVEEELEVESNYRPPPEKTIEQILETDKEDESLRKYKETLLGEAKSGGIVVDPNDPRKVIVKKLALCVADRPDMELDLTGDLSQLKKQTFVIKEGVSYKIRIDFIVQREIVHGLKYVQKTYRLGVPVDKMMHMVGSYPPKTEVQSYTTPAEDAPAGVMARGAYSVSSLFTDDDKHEHLKWEWSFEIKKDWKE; encoded by the exons ATGTCAGAGTCGAATGCAGATCACATAGACACTGTGGAAGAGGAATTGGAAGTAGAATCTAATTACAGACCTCCTCCAGAGAAAACAATTGAACAGATTttagaaacagacaaagaagaTGAAAGTTTACGTAAATATAAAGAAACACTTTTAGGAGAAGCAAAGTCTGGTGGTATTGTTGTAG ATCCTAATGATCCAAGGAAGGTAATAGTAAAAAAATTAGCATTATGTGTTGCGGACCGACCAGATATGGAATTGGATTTAACGGGTGATCTGTCTCAATTGAAGAAACAAACATTTGTAATAAAAGAGGGCGTTAGTTATAAAATAAGGATTGACTTTATTGTGCAGCGTGAAATTGTGCATGGTTTAAAATATGTTCAAAAGACGTATCGGCTTGGAGTACCTG TGGATAAAATGATGCATATGGTTGGTTCTTACCCACCAAAAACAGAAGTGCAATCATACACAACTCCAGCAGAGGATGCACCAGCTGGAGTAATGGCGCGTGGTGCCTATAGTGTAAGCTCCTTGTTTACTGATGATGACAAGCATGAACATCTAAAGTGGGAGTGGTCGTTTGAAATTAAGAAAGACTGGAAAGAATAA